TCAACAAAAGGAGAGACTTGCCTCTCAAAATCTTTGAGACTCTTTGGGGAATCAACGTGAGTCTTGTGGTCCATATCCGTTGACTGTAAGAGCACTTTGGTTCCGTCAGGGATGCTCTTCAACCATTCGCGAGAAGAAAAATGCTCGCAGGAGGAGTTAACGATCAGGTTGGGATTTTGCGAGAAAAAAGACTCATCCCCTTTTAAATCATTGCAATCCAATTGAAAAAAACTCGCTTCGAACCCAAAACACATCCAGTTTTCGAGCATTCCTCTTGAGATATGCAGCGCCTCTGCATCTAAATCGAAAAGACCCAAAGATCGAATTCCTATTCTCTCACGAGACAAAAGAAGAAATGGCAACATCCCATACCATGAACCATAGACCCACAAAACGATCGGTTGAGAAGATCCGAACTCCCTTTCAATAATCTCACAGAGCCATAGCTTTGATGATATCTGTCCGCTTGACCAGGCTTCTCCATCGACCTCAAATTTTCGAGGCGGCATGTTTAATTTGAGTTCCCCATCAATTGAAGTAAATGGCTCATTAAACACAAATGGTCCTAGGGTTGAAATGGAAAAAGGCTTCCATGATAACAATAAGTAATCAAAAATGAATATGCTCCAGTTTGAGTGATAAGGAAATAATTTTATGCGGCCTTTCGACAATATTGAATTCTCGATTTTGGAATCAGTCCATTCAGATCAGATCGTCGGGTTAAGACGCAAAGAGTACCTCAGGTACTACGGCAGGAGAGTCGTATCAGATTGCTTAAATTGGAATCAAACTGATCAAAATTCTCTTCATCTTGGCTTTGTAGACAAAATTGACAAGAAAATCGTATCTTGTCTGCGACTTTCCCTTTTTCAATCAAAGGAGAAATTGGAATTATCCACTCTTCTGCCAACACCCGCAGAACTGCAGCCGACCTATGGTCTGATCGCTCGAGCTGCTTGTGATATGAGCCACTCTCGGATTGGACTGCATAGTATCTTGCGTTGTCGGGCGCTGGAAATCTGCCGTGAGCTCGGCGTGACAAGCATCCTCGGAACCACCGAAGCTTCAGCGGCTCAGTTGAACTCCTTAATAGGGATCGGCTGTCGCATTCTCGGAAATACCGACAGATGGGGCGATTCAAGCACAATTCGAAATAGCGGGGACGTGCTCCTCATCGGCATCGTGAATGCCCACGATCGTGACCTTGCCATCGAAAAATTAAGGCAAAAATACCGCCTCAGTCCCATCAAGTTTGATTCTTCACTCGCGCCTATGATAAAAGGTTGATCCGCTTCAGTCCAAAGAGAGAGAGCCGATTATTTCTTCCATCTCATCTACCTCTTTTAGTGCTGCATGAGTCAAATTTCGATAGCCTGTCTCAGTCACAGCAATATTATCTTCGATTCGAATGCCCAATCCACGTAATTCCTTTGGTGCCTTTTCATCGCTGCGAGGAATATATATTCCCGGCTCTACGGTAAAGCACATTCCCGACTCCAATTGTCTCGATTCTCCACCGATTTCGACCATTCCCGAATCATGAACGTCCATCCCCAACCAGTGACTCACTCCATGAGGGTAATATTTCCGGTATGAACCAGTCTGGATGATCTCTGATTTTGATCCGGTTAAAAGCTTTTCATCGATCATAACTTCAACCAGTCCCTCAATTGTTCTTTCTTGGAGTTTTGAAAACTTTAGACCGGGTTTTACCATCTCTATCAATTCCTTTTGTAGACCTAACACCTTCTGGTAGATTCTCCTTTGAGTCTCTGTAAATTTTCCGTTAACCGGATAAGTGCGAGTGATGTCTCCCGTGTAGAAATAATATTCACCTCCGGCGTCAACGAGCATTAAGTCCCCTTCGCGCAGTTCCTGGTCGTTAAAAACGTAGTGAAGCGTCGTGGCATTAGCTCCTCCGGCAACAATAGTTCCGTAACCTTCTCGTGCAGCACCCCTCTTCATTATTTCAAAAACAAAACGACCCTGAATTTCACGTTCATTCATCCCGGGTCGAACGTATTTCATGACTTCCACGTGAGCCTCAGCCGAAATCTGACAAGCTCGTGCCATGGTTTCGATCTCATATGGGGACTTTATGAGACGCATTTCGCCTATCTGTGGATAGGCGTCTGATATTGGCAAGAGTCCAAGTCCACTTCGCCGTCTCATGTCCCTCAGATTTAATATCACTCGACTGACTCTCTCATCAAACTCAATGTCATGAAAGAGCGTGTAGTAAACTCTCTCAACCTCGGCGAGAAGTTTCGGACATTCCTTTTCAAAATCTTCAATCAAATAGGCTTGATCGATTCCGAAATTTGCAGTAACTCCCTCAGGACCATAGCGAAACCCCTCCCATGTCTCACGCAGAACATCTTTGTCTCGAACAAACAATACGGATTCGGGCTTCTTTCCTGGACGAAAAACCAAAACTGATTCGGGCTCTTCAAACCCAGTCAAATAAAACAAATTTGAGTCTTGGCGGTAAGGATGGTGAACATCGTTATTACGGATATATTCGGGTGCTGCCGGCGCAATCAGCGCCCCTCCCTCAACTTTGTGGGCCAAGCGTTCCCTTCTCTCCTTGAAGACTCTCATATCATGAACAGGCCTTCTCATTAAACCTCCTCAAAATCCATATTTCTCAGCAATCTTTCGAGCCAGCCGTGCGCCCGCCAACTCTCCGACGTTCACAAGTCCCGTCCGGTTATCAAAATCATACATTTTAAAATCTTTTGTCTCAACGTCAATGATGTCAGTTACGTATTGTCGCGCTTCAATATTGGAGCGACGTATTTCCTGCCAGAGCAATGCCGATTGATACTCTTCTAATAATTCATCC
This region of Bdellovibrionales bacterium genomic DNA includes:
- a CDS encoding aminopeptidase P N-terminal domain-containing protein — translated: MRRPVHDMRVFKERRERLAHKVEGGALIAPAAPEYIRNNDVHHPYRQDSNLFYLTGFEEPESVLVFRPGKKPESVLFVRDKDVLRETWEGFRYGPEGVTANFGIDQAYLIEDFEKECPKLLAEVERVYYTLFHDIEFDERVSRVILNLRDMRRRSGLGLLPISDAYPQIGEMRLIKSPYEIETMARACQISAEAHVEVMKYVRPGMNEREIQGRFVFEIMKRGAAREGYGTIVAGGANATTLHYVFNDQELREGDLMLVDAGGEYYFYTGDITRTYPVNGKFTETQRRIYQKVLGLQKELIEMVKPGLKFSKLQERTIEGLVEVMIDEKLLTGSKSEIIQTGSYRKYYPHGVSHWLGMDVHDSGMVEIGGESRQLESGMCFTVEPGIYIPRSDEKAPKELRGLGIRIEDNIAVTETGYRNLTHAALKEVDEMEEIIGSLSLD